The sequence TTCGTTAAAATGGTTGGTATAGTAGGTAACGATGAAAGGTAATGATTGACAAATAAGGTACTTGACAACGAAACTTTCCTGTGGCAATCCTATTGTTTGGCTAATTCAATATCGAGATAATATTATTTTTTTCATAGCGTAAATCAGGTTAAATGATTCAAAACCAGAATCTTTGTGCGCTAGTAGGCGGGATAACTATGAGAGAGGAATAGAATCTTACAGCTTTTGCAGAAATCAATAAACAGTTTTTTTAGATTGGGATTTTCTGGGAGTGAAGCAAGGTGATAGTTGGTAAATTAAAGTATGAAATCTTACCTATACCTCCTTTTTTGTGCTTTACTATTCTCATGTACCGATAAAGACGAAGTAGAACCGGACGTTCCAGGTATTGAAAATATTGTGGGGAGCTATACAGGTTCTTTATTCCATAATGTCATTAAGATTAATGAAACATTTGATACAACCTATACAGTAAATGGAGTCCGACCCGTTGTGGCTTTTAATGATCAAGAACAGATAGTCACCATACAAATTCTGAATACGGGAAGATATGTTTTGCCTGAATTAAAGTATAAAGTCAGAAAAATAGAGAATCTAGAGCCAATGAAAATCGTTGATGTTTATCTGGAGCTACTAAACACGAATGAATACCGAATGAAAGCAATCCCCAATCAAATAGACACACCTGTTTTTAGGATTTGGCCCAAAAACAACCTTAATAGAAGGGATTTACTACAATTTGAAATTTTTCTAAGAAGTCAGGATCCTGATAGCGTGTATAATATTTCAGTTATTGGAGTGAAAAATTAATTGTGCCTCATCAATCCTAATCTGGTTGTAGTTTGTCCCGACAATGTCGTGGACTACACCTAGAAAAGGATTTTACCAAAAAACCTTCGGTCAGGGCTTTTGCGAAAATCAATAAACAGTTTTCTTAGATTGGGATTTTCTGGGAGTGAGGCAAGGTGATAGTTGGTAAATTAAAGTATGAAATCTTATCTATGCCTCCTTTTTTGTGCTTTACTATTCTCATGTACCGATAAAGATGAAGTAGAACCGGACGTTCCAGGTATTACAAATATCGCGGGTAGCTATACAGGTTCTTTATTCCATGATGTGATCAAGAATACTAACTCATTTGAAGAGATCGATACCACCTTTCTTGTCCACGATGTCTTAACCATGGTTTCATTTAATAATCAAGAGCAGGTAGTCACGATGAGATTTCAGAATACAGGGATCTATACCTTGCCTGAATTAAAATATAGTGTCAGAAAAATAGAGCAACTAGACCTATTGAATATAGTGGAGGTTCATCTGGAACTTCTTACTACAGATGATTACAGGAGGAAAGCAAATCCAAGTCAGATTAGTGCTCCAGCTTTTAGGATTTGGCCTAAAAACAGCCTCAATAGATTTGAACAGATAGAATTGAATATTTTTCTAAGAAGTCAAGATCCCGACAGTGTTTATAATATTTCTGTTATTGGAATGAAAAATTAATTGTGCCTCATCTTTCCTAAACTGGGTGTAGTCCTCGACAGCTGTCTGGAGCAACTACACCGTCATATATTTTCAATTTGCAATTGGATTTTCACAAATAATCTACTTCGATCAATCCCTTTTATCCAGCATAGTTTTTTGCACATGAATACAAGCTATTCACCTCATTTAGAGGAAAACTACATGATGGTATTACTTAATCGAAAACCAATTCTTAAGAACAAAACGTAATAAGTGTGGGCGCGTGGGGCTGACGCAGCAGCGGGCCAGCGTTTGGCCTTGTGCGGTTGAAGCTTTGCTGCGTCTTGAACTTTTGGTTCTTTTGCTTCAAGGCAAAAGAACACTCATCAAACTTTTTATATCTTAGATTAGCTTCCATCTTGCTGGCAAAACGATCATGTCTTCGAAAGAAAATCCCGGGCCAGCGCTGGGGAAACCTAATCCATTTTACCCAGGGTTGAAACCCTGGGTTATAAAGCTTTGACCCCGCTGGGGTCTGGAATTAGTAAATTGATTTGATATATCAGTAAATAACCAAATGCATCAAATGAACGACGAGAGTAGTATATATCGAAGGCTTATTGCAGCAAATCAAGCTACTTTTCAATCCCGATAAACATCGGGATCTTGACACTTAATGAAGCCAGACGTATTTATGACACAGCCACTTGAAAAGGTTTACAAAAATCCGGGTGGGATTTTGTTCATCCTTATCTATTTAGTCTCTGAAGAAATCTGAAATACCGCCATCATCGGGAAATGATCCGAAAGGGTTTCAGGGGCTCCATGATTAAAAATTTCTACCTGGGAACAGGTTTTGGCAAGTGATGGGCTGGCCAAAATGTAATCGATCCGAACTCGGTTTTGGATAATGCTTTCGGCGGTTTGATCGTATAATCCAATTTCCTCCTTACCCCTTCCTCTGATACCATCTGAAACTCACATACCCAAAACCTACCAATCCCCAGAAAATGGCCATTAAAGTCAGGTTATAAATACTCATGGCAACCATGGCGATGATCGCAATCACTAACGCAATGGCAGGGAAATAAGGAAAAGCGGGAACATGGAAAGGACGCTCTAAGTCCGCATGGTTTTTCCGCAAGGCAAAAAAGGCAATCATCGATACAATGTATAAGGTCAAGGCCCCGAAACAGGCGATGGTGATGATTTCACCGGTTTTACCAGTAAGCAATGCCAAGATCCCGATACCCATATTGACAATAAGGGCGTTCACCGGAGTCTTGGTTTTAGGATGGACTTTCCCTACAATTGGCGTCACATAGCGCTCACGTCCTAGTTCCAGGGTAGATCTTCCTGCAGCCAGAATAATCCCATGAAAGGAGGCCACCAATCCAAACAATCCCACTGTAATCAGTAAATGGTAGAGAATATTGCTTTCACCTACAATCTTGGCCAAGGCCAAGGGAAGGGGAGAGTCGGAGGGCTCCATACTTCCCGGAGGATAGACGATGGCTTCCCATCCTGCCACCCCGATGGAGGAGGTAAAGGTCAGCAAACATAAAATCACTAGGGTCAGCAAAGCGGAACCGAAACCGATCAGGATATTGCGTTGTGGGTTTTTGGCTTCTTCGGCTACATTGGCCACACCTTCGATTGCTAAGAAAAACCATATTGCAAATGGAATGGCTGCAAAAGCGCCTCCCCAACCGTTGGGAAGTGCATTTTGGCTCAAGTTCTCAAACTTGAATTCGGTAAAACTCACGCCCGAAAAGAGTAGAAGTTCGGCTACAGCGATGATGGTAATGATGAGTTCGAAGTAGGCCGCAAACTTCACCCCGGAGATATTGATCAAAGTGAAAATCAAATAGGCAGTGATGGCAATGGTGGTGATGCTGATCTCCGGGAAAAACACATTGAAATAGGCTCCGATGGCTGCGGCGATGGCAGGTGGAGCGAAGATAAACTCGATACTTTGAGCCATTCCGGCCAAGAATCCCCAGTTTTTACCCAGTCCTAATCGGGCATAATCAAAAGCACCTCCGGCTTTGGGAATGGCACAGGCCATCTCCGTGTAGCTAAAGGTAAAAGTCACATACATGATAATGATAAATAGGGTGGCCACAGCCAATCCCAGGGTGCCTCCTTCCGCCAAACCGAGGTTCCAGCCGAAGTACATTCCCGAAATTACATAACCTACGCCTAGCCCCCAAAGCATAAATGGCCCGAGCGTACGTTTTAATTCAGTTTTTTCCTGATTCATTGTTCAATAGATGGTGGTCAAAAGTATCCTTTAAGTGGACACCGGATAGTTTTAGTCTCAGAGCCTCCGAGGTTAAAAAAGCGAGTTTCTCTGCTGCATAAGCATAAGGCAAACCGCCTGCTCTGATATTGGAAATGCAGTTTCGTTTTTCGTCTGTATTTCCTGCTTTTGGGTTGTATGTCAAGTAAATCCCCATGCTATACGGGGAACTCAAACCGGGTCTTTCCCCGATCAGAATAATGGCTAGTTTACTGGAAAATAATTCTCCGATTTCATCACTGATGGCTACCCGTCCTTGTTTTACGATGGAGATGGGGGCCAGTGAGTAGCCTGATAGTTTAGGCAGGAGTTCCTGCAAAAATGGAAGGGCATGCAAGGCAATTGCCTGTGCACTAAGCCCATCAGACAAGATGATGGAAAGATCGGATGTAGCCAATTTTAAATTCCGAATGGCTTGTTTGGAATTTTCATCCAATTTTCTGCCCAAATCAGGCCTTTTGATATAGTTTTCACGGCTTTCGGCTTGGCTTTGCAAAATCAGGCTTTTCAGCTTGAGATCTTGGAGTCCTTCTTCCAGATGAGGGATATCCATTTCGGTCCAAACCGCATCTTTCGCCAAGGCATGGTCTTTTCGGAATTGGAGCAGCTCATGGGTTTTGAGACTTCCGCCCGTTCTTCCTAAGGCAATTCGGGCATCGGTATAGGCTTTGAGTTTTTCCCAAGGGTTGGTTTGTTCACTCATAGCTCTAGCAATTTATTTCCCTGAACGTCCAAGACTTTTCCGGTAGCGTCTATCAGATTCATTTTAAGCAGCCACTCGTCAAATTCCGGGGCCCTTTTGAGCCCCAACACCTGTCGGATGTAAAGTTGATCGTGGAAGGAGGTACTTTGGTAATTGAGCATCACATCGTCGGCACCAGGGATTCCCATGATAAAGTTGCAGCCTGCTACTCCCAGTAAGGTCAGTAGGTTATCCATGTCATCCTGATCTGCATCGATGTGGTTGGTATAACAGATATCGCAACCCATAGGAAGGCCCATCAGTTTACCACAGAAATGATCTTCCAATCCAGCTCGGATCACTTGTTTTCCATCATACAAGTATTCTGGACCTATAAATCCTACTACGGTATTGACCAAAAGGGGCTTGAATTTTCTCGCCACTGCATAGGCCCGAACTTCACAGGTTTGCTGATCGACTCCATGATGAGCATTGGCAGAATGTGCACTTCCCTGGCCTGTTTCGAAGTACATGAAATTATCCCCGATGCTTCCTCGATTCAGTTCTTTGCCCGCTTGATAGGCTTCTTCCAAAGTATCCAAGCTAAAGCCAAAACTGGTATTGGTAGCTTCGGTGCCTCCAATGGACTGAAAAATCAAATCCACAGGCGCTTTTCTTGCGATGAGTTCTAAGGTGGTGGTCACATGCGAAAGAATACAGGATTGGGTGGGAATTTCGTATTGCAGCCGGAGCTTTTCCAGCATTTCTAATAGTCGTAGGGTAGTCTCTGCAGAATCCGAAACGGGATTGATTCCGATCACCGCATCGCCTACTCCATAGAGCAATCCGTCGATGGTGCTGGCCATGATTCCTTTGGCATCGTCCGTGGCATGGTTGGGTTGGAGTCTTGTGGAAAAGTGACCCTTGAGGCCTAAGGTATTTCTGAATTTGCTAATGACTCGGATTTTGGAAGCAGCCAAGATCAGGTCTTGGTTGGCCATGATTTTACTGACTGCAGCGACCATTTCCGGAGTCAAGCCAGGACTAATCTGAGCGATTTTTTTCCCATCGGTTTGGTAATCCAACAGCCAATTTCTAAAATCTCCTATTGTCAGATGGGAGATGGGTTGGAAGGCTTTGTGATCAAAACTATCTTGAACCAATTGTGAAACTGCATCAATTTCGGCCGGGATCACTTCTTCGGATAGGAAAAGTTTGATGGGTAATTCGGCCAATACGAGTTTGGCGGCCATGCGTTCCTTTTCGGAGGAAGCTGCCAGACCTGCCAGTTGATCCCCTGATTTTTCTGGGGAGGCCTTTGCTAAAACGGTTTTGAGATCGGGAAAAGTATATGAAAAATTGCCGATGGTATGCTGGTAAACCATGTAATTAAAATGGGGATTTATTTCAAGTTTTCCAATAATTTTATTTAAGTCCGTCATTGCGAGGAGGAGGAACGACGACGCGGCAATCTCGTAAAAATTGGTTCCATTGTTTTTTAAAACGAGACTGCCACGGCTCTAAAAAAGGAGCCTCGCAGTGACGATATTATTTCAATTTTTCACTCCTCCACTTTATAAAACTGAAAACTTCCTCCCCAGAGCATTCCAACCGGATTTTCGGAAGGCTGGAATTTCACCCGGTCGCCAGTGCTCAAGTCTACAAAATCAGTTTCTGAAGTGGGGGAGAGCAGGTTTTCGTCGCCATTGTTGGGATCGTAAACAAAGATATTTTTTCCTTGGACGCTCACTTCCACTACATAATTTTCAATTCCATTCAAAGGTCTATCCAATTGATAGGATCCGGCAAGATGCTCCAGTTGTTCCTGTGATAAGTCAGCAAGTTCTACCTCGCCTGGATTTCTCAAATTCATATCGTAATAATGAGAAATGCCCCTCATAATTTCTGACATCAATCGTACCCCACCATCGGCGCTTGTCATTACAATAATGGCATCTCCCTGATCTGCATAGCCCATCATGTCATTGCTGAAGCCTGCATTTTTTCCACCATGGGCAAAGACAACTTTCCCGTCGCGTTCCCCTAAAGCAGGGCCTAACCCCCAACGGTTTTTGTGCTCGGTAAGCATTTGATCTATTAGCTCTTTGGAAAGGACTCCATCAGTTTTACCGGATCGAATGGCTTGGATTTCCAGGTAATACTTGGCCAAATCAGAAGGAGTAGTCCAAAGGCCGGCCGCAGCTTGTTCCGGGTAATTATGATACAACCCCTCAATTAGTTTTCCATCACTATCATAAGCAGCGCTGAAATTGACTTGGTGATTTTGAGGGAGGGGTTGGCCGAAAGTACTATGGTTCATTCCTATTGACTCTAATACATTTTCAGCTAAAAACACATCCAAGGGTTGTCCTGAAACATCTTCCACAGCTTTCTCCATGACGGTATAACCACCTCCTGAGTACCTCCAAATGCTTCCTGGAATGGTATCCACAAAGATCGTCGGGGTATTGCCCTTTCCTTCCAAAACGGTGATTATATCAGGGAAAGTGTCAGTTTGGGTATAGCCTGGGAAGCCATGAACGGTCATTCCTGCGGTATGCGTCAACAGTCTTTCAAGTGTTACTTTTTCAGTTTCGGTGAATTTGTTTTCAGGGACTTGCCAACCTTTGAGATAGGTGTTGATATCTTCATTCAAATCCATTTTTCCTTCCTGCACCAATTTGAGTGCACCCAAAGCAGCCAGTGGTTTACTGATGGATCCGGCTTGAAAAATGGTTTCAATAGTCACGGAATCTCCGGTTGCAGTATTGGCGATGCCATATCCTTTGGCCCAATGTAGTTTTCCATCTTTTACTACAGCAATACTCACTCCTGGAACGTGATAGTGTTCCATTCGCTCATAGATATTCATTGTCTGGATGGAATCGCCCTTGACCACAAAGGGAGAAATCAGGCCATTTTCTATGGCAGCAATTTCATTTTGGATGGGATCAGTTTGAGTTTCTTGATTTCCGCAAGAAAATAAGAGGAAGCAAAAAAGAGTAATCAGGTAGGATAGACTTTTCATTCTAGTTGGTTTAAAGGATTTAAAAGTTACCTAGATTGAATGAAAGTTCAAATTCCTAAAAGCTGGTCATAAAGGGTAAATTTAAAAGCAATTGAGAGCAATTCTATCTATTGTTGAGTCTCACATTGGGTTCAGCCTTAAGAACGGCAACCGTAGAAGGACCAATTCCATCTGCAGCTTCTAGTTCAGCGTAGGAAGTAAATCGCTTTTCATTTCTTTTATTGATAATAGCTTGAGCCCTTACTTCACCTAATCCATTGACTCTCTGAAGTACTTCAATTGGTGAATCGTTCAGATAGACCATAAAATTTAATCTACCAGTTCCAAAACCTGGAATGGAAGCTTTGTTATGTGTGATCGAAGGAGGAATATCCCAACTGGTAGGTTGTGAGGATGAGGGCACCCAATTGTTATTGGTATATTCTAGCTCTTGAAGACTGAAGCTTAGGCTATCGGCTACATAGCTATCTGGATCGGTTTTGACTCCATTATTTAAGTTTTGTGGATAATTCACTTCTACTTCATATCGAACGACCTTTCCTTCATCGATAATATGCTGTTTAGCAAAGCGCTCAAATTTAGAATTCATTTCGGAATTGGTCTGCTTGGCTATTGGAGTTAGATTCCAAGAGACATTACCAGGTCCATGCAGTTTATGATTTAACAGATGTCCTTCTACGATATAATTTGGGTAATTCATTTTCAGTAATCTACCCAATCCAGTCGTATAGGTTGGTTGACTTCCTGCAAGGCCACCGGGATCAAGACTTAGTGGATTTACTACTACGTGTTGACCCATTTCCATCCCTGCACCTGAAACCTTATCTCGAGTTTCAACCCTTGTTTGTGGTATTGGAGGGCCACCAATCGCATTTAGTATAGCTACTATTTTTTCAAATTCCCTCATGATTATCTGCCCTTTTTCTACCCCTTGACCTTCTCGATTTCTGTCAATTTCATTTGCTGAAGTTTGTAGTTCGGCTACTTTATCATCAGGGATTGTTTTGTTATTCCAACTTTTAGTTGAAATAATTCTTCCTAAAGTCATAGGATCGGCACTTGCTATTATTATTTGAGCTTGGGGCGTTGAGTTTTCAAAATAAGCTTCATGTTGTTCACCATTAGGTAAAGTAAATCTTTTTCTAAACCCTAACCATCCAAGGACGGCATCGGCAGCATTTCTACCAGCCTGCAAAATCGCACCTCCCACACTCAAGGCTCTATCAATCAGCCAGTCAATCGCTGCATTTACCCGATCTCTTAATCCTCCAATCATTTCTGCGATCCTTGTTCCCAGGCCTCTCAATCCTACCTGGTTGGCAAGGAAGCCAATGGCTACAGGTATGGCATGTGCTAATGCAGCTTCCAAGAAATTGGCGGCATCTCCAATTGCTCCCCTGGCAATATTTGCCACTCCCGCCACAAATGAATTGACGATTTCCAGCATCTCACGCAGTTTTTCAATAAAGGATTGAACAGCTCTGTAAAAGGCAATAAAGCTGTTGACGACCGCCATAATTCCTGTCGGATCAAGCATGGATAGCAACCGTGTGGTGACTTGGGTGATAATTCGGGTCACCACCCAATTTTGTACCTGTTCCAATACCATATTCCACAAATTGCTCAGCTGCTCCTGAACATACTCCCAAATGGCAATGGGTCCACGTTCCCATACATCTTTGATGAAAGTCCAGATCCCGGTAAGTGTATCAATGGCTCCTCGGATTTGAGCTACCCGCTCGGCTCCGATTTTCATCTCAAGTCTTTCCCATACATTATCCACGGTTAACCCAAGCACATCGAGGACAAATCCTAAAATGCTTTGGAAGCTTAGATCTGCAGGTGGATTGATCCCGGCCGAAGCCAGTTCCCCAAATAACCAGTCCCTTAATCCGCCCAAAAGATGGGTTAGTATATTGTCAAAGAACTGTACAAAACCTAGCTTCACAGCCCCCAGTAAATTTTTTAGGAATCCAATTGGATCGCGTTTGATGTCTTCAAAGGCACTTTGAGCATTCGCAATGATCTGCTGGATGGTTTCAATTGGGAAATTCATCACGACCAGCAATACTTCCACAATAATTTTGACGATGGTGACGATGAAGGCAAAAAGTCGCCGAATAGGATCAGCAAGAGTCTGAACTATTCGAACAAAGGCATCTATCGGATGGAATACATCTTCTATGGTAAAGCTGTTCCATAGTCCCAAAAACAAACCTGTTATATATGCCAATGAGAAGTTTAAGGTTTCTATTGCCGCATTGATTCTAGAGGCGGTCTGTTCGATGGCTCCGGTTTCCTGCATTTGCTGAAACTGTTCTTCCCCACCCGGCATCAGTCCCATAAAGCCCCTGATGATATTGACGGTAGTGCGAGGCACCACCTCTTCTGTGAAGGGATCTTT comes from Algoriphagus halophilus and encodes:
- the eat gene encoding ethanolamine permease, which codes for MNQEKTELKRTLGPFMLWGLGVGYVISGMYFGWNLGLAEGGTLGLAVATLFIIIMYVTFTFSYTEMACAIPKAGGAFDYARLGLGKNWGFLAGMAQSIEFIFAPPAIAAAIGAYFNVFFPEISITTIAITAYLIFTLINISGVKFAAYFELIITIIAVAELLLFSGVSFTEFKFENLSQNALPNGWGGAFAAIPFAIWFFLAIEGVANVAEEAKNPQRNILIGFGSALLTLVILCLLTFTSSIGVAGWEAIVYPPGSMEPSDSPLPLALAKIVGESNILYHLLITVGLFGLVASFHGIILAAGRSTLELGRERYVTPIVGKVHPKTKTPVNALIVNMGIGILALLTGKTGEIITIACFGALTLYIVSMIAFFALRKNHADLERPFHVPAFPYFPAIALVIAIIAMVAMSIYNLTLMAIFWGLVGFGYVSFRWYQRKG
- the eutC gene encoding ethanolamine ammonia-lyase subunit EutC; amino-acid sequence: MSEQTNPWEKLKAYTDARIALGRTGGSLKTHELLQFRKDHALAKDAVWTEMDIPHLEEGLQDLKLKSLILQSQAESRENYIKRPDLGRKLDENSKQAIRNLKLATSDLSIILSDGLSAQAIALHALPFLQELLPKLSGYSLAPISIVKQGRVAISDEIGELFSSKLAIILIGERPGLSSPYSMGIYLTYNPKAGNTDEKRNCISNIRAGGLPYAYAAEKLAFLTSEALRLKLSGVHLKDTFDHHLLNNESGKN
- a CDS encoding ethanolamine ammonia-lyase subunit EutB gives rise to the protein MVYQHTIGNFSYTFPDLKTVLAKASPEKSGDQLAGLAASSEKERMAAKLVLAELPIKLFLSEEVIPAEIDAVSQLVQDSFDHKAFQPISHLTIGDFRNWLLDYQTDGKKIAQISPGLTPEMVAAVSKIMANQDLILAASKIRVISKFRNTLGLKGHFSTRLQPNHATDDAKGIMASTIDGLLYGVGDAVIGINPVSDSAETTLRLLEMLEKLRLQYEIPTQSCILSHVTTTLELIARKAPVDLIFQSIGGTEATNTSFGFSLDTLEEAYQAGKELNRGSIGDNFMYFETGQGSAHSANAHHGVDQQTCEVRAYAVARKFKPLLVNTVVGFIGPEYLYDGKQVIRAGLEDHFCGKLMGLPMGCDICYTNHIDADQDDMDNLLTLLGVAGCNFIMGIPGADDVMLNYQSTSFHDQLYIRQVLGLKRAPEFDEWLLKMNLIDATGKVLDVQGNKLLEL
- a CDS encoding serine hydrolase domain-containing protein, producing MKSLSYLITLFCFLLFSCGNQETQTDPIQNEIAAIENGLISPFVVKGDSIQTMNIYERMEHYHVPGVSIAVVKDGKLHWAKGYGIANTATGDSVTIETIFQAGSISKPLAALGALKLVQEGKMDLNEDINTYLKGWQVPENKFTETEKVTLERLLTHTAGMTVHGFPGYTQTDTFPDIITVLEGKGNTPTIFVDTIPGSIWRYSGGGYTVMEKAVEDVSGQPLDVFLAENVLESIGMNHSTFGQPLPQNHQVNFSAAYDSDGKLIEGLYHNYPEQAAAGLWTTPSDLAKYYLEIQAIRSGKTDGVLSKELIDQMLTEHKNRWGLGPALGERDGKVVFAHGGKNAGFSNDMMGYADQGDAIIVMTSADGGVRLMSEIMRGISHYYDMNLRNPGEVELADLSQEQLEHLAGSYQLDRPLNGIENYVVEVSVQGKNIFVYDPNNGDENLLSPTSETDFVDLSTGDRVKFQPSENPVGMLWGGSFQFYKVEE
- a CDS encoding eCIS core domain-containing protein, with translation MGALVEHKTMPSPYRSGAGSFMVQPSLKVGKPGDHFEKEADAVADYVMMSPSPSSPAFAMSPSSSDAFQMQAEEEEETLQMMPFASSSPFLQLSAMEEEEETIQLQPEIGFGIQRQEEEEESIQLSPDGSIQASPSISSHLVNSSGGGQALPAPLQSEMGAKIGADFSGVRIHKDARAVQMSNSLGAQAFTHGKDIYFNEGKYQPESSQGKHLLAHELTHTVQQGSAPVQRSPLPQISSTAPQVQRLPWAVREGLAEFASYIPGYSLLTVIIGYDPLAGRNVERNGVNLLGGLLGLIPVFGMLLFNKLTELGIIQDAFTWVETEMRSLNLTSSRLSDTLEEAWDRMGITEGWDGNIQILDETFGQLYRDIVTFAGRVKDQIFIMIKEALMTGLKALADAFPGYPLLTKLLGHDPLTGEEVISTTAEKIEDFLRLIGKEQELERMQAEGTIQETADWIDAELAALNFSFAEVRALFETAWNAFSLDDLSDPFGAFQRTVAIFTPFTQRVFTFAANVAIKVLEIIKNALMSQLSAYAREQQGFHLMTVILGKDPFTEEVVPRTTVNIIRGFMGLMPGGEEQFQQMQETGAIEQTASRINAAIETLNFSLAYITGLFLGLWNSFTIEDVFHPIDAFVRIVQTLADPIRRLFAFIVTIVKIIVEVLLVVMNFPIETIQQIIANAQSAFEDIKRDPIGFLKNLLGAVKLGFVQFFDNILTHLLGGLRDWLFGELASAGINPPADLSFQSILGFVLDVLGLTVDNVWERLEMKIGAERVAQIRGAIDTLTGIWTFIKDVWERGPIAIWEYVQEQLSNLWNMVLEQVQNWVVTRIITQVTTRLLSMLDPTGIMAVVNSFIAFYRAVQSFIEKLREMLEIVNSFVAGVANIARGAIGDAANFLEAALAHAIPVAIGFLANQVGLRGLGTRIAEMIGGLRDRVNAAIDWLIDRALSVGGAILQAGRNAADAVLGWLGFRKRFTLPNGEQHEAYFENSTPQAQIIIASADPMTLGRIISTKSWNNKTIPDDKVAELQTSANEIDRNREGQGVEKGQIIMREFEKIVAILNAIGGPPIPQTRVETRDKVSGAGMEMGQHVVVNPLSLDPGGLAGSQPTYTTGLGRLLKMNYPNYIVEGHLLNHKLHGPGNVSWNLTPIAKQTNSEMNSKFERFAKQHIIDEGKVVRYEVEVNYPQNLNNGVKTDPDSYVADSLSFSLQELEYTNNNWVPSSSQPTSWDIPPSITHNKASIPGFGTGRLNFMVYLNDSPIEVLQRVNGLGEVRAQAIINKRNEKRFTSYAELEAADGIGPSTVAVLKAEPNVRLNNR